A stretch of Megalobrama amblycephala isolate DHTTF-2021 linkage group LG14, ASM1881202v1, whole genome shotgun sequence DNA encodes these proteins:
- the LOC125246411 gene encoding uncharacterized protein LOC125246411, whose amino-acid sequence MFVPALLTCVVLGAFSAHAKVVTSFNECSEFFYKNTEPEGMDPAAKKICQKLEFGGFYYVSLYSVVHRIPLYSAYTLDPECSSTAGRTENWHVEPQISQPESQTEYMVQEKDSDGNMMKRNQAISSDYRDTGYDRGHLNPNTFHCKEGHKATFTLTNAAPIDAGFNRIHWKNWESMLRSFLKSRLESDGGSATAFIVTGTVPDANLQIPQREISEEPERVTVPSHIWMAVCYKHHSDDTKSFSFGYIGENKPEGGISLMRVSDLKDELSKLYSELSMTHQSINIFVGDCFGENDKLNEVQGMFDKLINLPVNQGDLMATDVQNISRTKRFIRSSQRSYLTVGGYSCRHDHPCGTYGEDYYWCWTGYGYFADSWDYCSPPLSGSKAKNGEYCHSNYACDKYGSGYRWCYTSTGNEDMCCTYDGCLAAVNDKTCWSAHPCGYHGYSYLWCYIDDEANWDYCCTDCDQ is encoded by the exons ATGTTTGTTCCAGCTCTGCTCACCTGTGTTGTGCTGGGAGCATTCAGTGCTCATGCAAAAGTGGTCACCAGCTTTAATGAGTGTAGTGAGTTTTTCtacaaaaacactgaaccagaagGAATGGATCCGGCTGCCAAGAAAATCTGTCAGAAGCTGGAATTTGgaggtttttattatgtttcACTGTACTCAGTTGTTCACAGAATCCCCCTCTACAGCGCCTACACATTGGACCCCGAATGCTCAAGCACTGCTGGAAGGACAGAAAACTGGCACGTCGAGCCACAG ATTTCCCAACCTGAATCCCAAACTGAGTATATGGTCCAGGAGAAGGACTCTGATGGAAACATGATGAAAAGAAATCAAGCCATCAGCAGCGACTATAGAGACACCGGATATGATCGTGGACACCTGAACCCCAACACCTTCCACTGCAAAGAAGGCCATAAGGCAACGTTCACACTGACCAATGCTGCACCTATAGATGCAGGCTTTAACCGTATCCACTGGAAGAATTGGGAGAGCATGCTGAGAAGTTTCCTAAAAAGCAGGCTTGAGAGTGATGGTGGTTCTGCAACAGCCTTCATTGTCACAGGTACAGTACCTGATGCAAATCTACAGATACCGCAAAGGGAAATCTCTGAAGAGCCCGAAAGGGTGACGGTGCCCTCTCACATCTGGATGGCTGTCTGTTATAAACACCACAGTGATGACACAAAGTCTTTCTCCTTTGGCTATATAGGGGAAAACAAGCCAGAAGGTGGCATAAGCCTGATGAGAGTCTCAGACCTGAAGGATGAGCTCAGCAAACTCTATAGTGAGCTGTCAATGACACATCAgtcaattaacatttttgttggTGATTGTTTTGgtgaaaatgataaattaaatgAGGTTCAGGGTATGTTTGACAAATTAATTAATCTGCCAGTGAACCAAGGAGACCTAATGGCCACAGATGTGCAGAACATATCTCGCACAAAAAGGTTTATCAGAAGTTCCCAGCGCTCATACTTAACAGTCGGAGGGTACTCATGCAGGCATGATCACCCATGTGGCACATACGGTGAGGACTACTATTGGTGCTGGACTGGTTATGGTTATTTTGCCGACAGCTGGGACTACTGCAGCCCTCCACTTTCAGGAAGTAAAGCTAAAAATGGGGAGTACTGCCACTCAAACTATGCCTGTGACAAATACGGTTCAGGATATAGGTGGTGCTACACATCTACTGGCAATGAAGACATGTGCTGTACTTATGATGGCTGCTTAGCAGCTGTGAATGACAAGACCTGCTGGTCTGCGCACCCCTGTGGGTACCATGGCTATAGTTACCTGTGGTGCTACATAGATGATGAAGCCAACTGGGATTACTGTTGCACAGACTGTGATCAGTAG